The genomic stretch AAGCCTACCTTTTTCATCCCTTTTTTTTAAATCCCTTTTCATTCATGCACAATCACATTAAGTCTGTTATtcgtacatactcatagtaaggtgaccggttagtgattctgatcctTTTACATAGGGTTCTGGTACATAAGTTTGGTAACCCTTTTTATTTTACCCAATTGCAGTTGCAGGGGATCGaaccgtaatccgccctaccaagttcagcatCAGATccctctgaaccaactaacaatgggtattttattttatcatttttttctttttgcatggggctctggtacataatTGGTGTAAACCCTTTGTTTTCCCTATTGTAGCTGTGGGGGATCAGATTGTAATCCTCCCTACCAAGTTTAGCACCGagtacctctgaaccaactaacaatgggtattttttatttattttttggcATACAAGAATTTTATaatcattcacttattttcatcggttTCCTTACGTAGAGtatgcttaagccggagctgactgctaaAATAAACTACTTAAGGGCTTTATTATTTGGGATTAAAATTAAGGCTATAATATAGTAAGTATTGAGATCAGTTTCCAAAGTAAAGAAGCTTACGGTGTTGAGACgatatctattttattttaaagttttcccaagtctttaACATCATATCCTAAACTTGTCTAAAAGcccaaaattttcaaaataaaagttGTTTTCTTTGTCAAATTTTTTTTATGTAAGGCTCAAGAAATGGGGAAGTAAGGATACACTACACAAATAACTCATCTAGCACATGCAATTTATTGAAAAGAAACTAACAAACTAAAAGAAAAACTAAAAAGCGATAAatgcaaaaaattaaaagaaaatagaaacatagaaatctcctcccacacttaaaccgaacattaTCCATAATATTTTGATAAAAGATGAGGAAAGAGTAACCTGGATGACACTACTGCTAACCACTGGTACCCTCGCCTCCTGGCTCTGAATGCCTAGGACGACGACTCCTGCAGCGACGATGCTCCTCTCTTGAAAACTCTATCGATCAAATCTAGCTGATAATGTGGCAACAGATTCCCGCAACTATCGAAGGTTACCCAGTACGAAGCCTTGAGTGGCCCCCATCAGGGTAAAGTGTCTCTGAAAGTTTACTTGTTGACGTTGCTAATCAAAGAAGGGGGCTTGTTGGGATTGCATGATGTTGGTTAAGAAAATTTCCTTTGTCTGCAACTCCTCGAATATCCTCCTTTGCCTATCTCTAGGTTTTCCTCTGCGAAAAGTGACTTGATAATGCTCCATTTTTGCCCTTGGTGATGAATGAGGAAGAAAAATGGGTTTTATAGGGGAAGATTGTGAAATGGGATTTTAATGGTGGAAATTGGAAATGGAAGTAGGATTGGTAGTGGGTTTTTGTTTGAATGGAAATTTAATGGGATTTGAGTGGGTTTTAATGGTGGTCAGGAATGGAGAAATGGGGGGTTTTGATAGGTTGAAGATGAGTTTTGGGGGTAAAAATGGAGGTTTTTTTCGATTCTGTCCGAAATAAGTTCAGACCCCATGGAGGCCGCTTGGACTAGATGGCGCCTGCCATCTTTGTTGTTCCTGCTGGGCCGGTTTAATGAATTGGTCTATAGGCTTGGTTGCTTTGAGTCATTTTGGGGGTATGCACAACAACTTCTAATATGTTCTTCTTCCATGTATTTGTACATGCATGATATAATTAATTTTTcaacataataaaataaaataaaataaaatatttaaagaaaCAATAAAATAGAAACATAAAAGAAATAATATTATATGATATGATAATATCATAGGGAAAAGATGAGAAAAACAAATCTTTGCGGAAATAAAATAAATCTAGAAACCAGGAAATAGATATAGATATATGTCTGAATATGTgaaataaataaagcgataaaaGCTGGAAAACATAGTCCTCAGTGCGTCGATGGTTCCTCAGTGCGACTGGAATCTCGTGCCTCTGCTAGATGACGATAGAGATCGTTGATTTCCTGGTATAGGCAATCAGCCTCCGTGGCATTAGTAGCATCGGACACCTCTAACTGCAAGGTAAGATCAGTAACCTCCTGGCGAAGGATGTCCACTTCTCTGCGCAACTCAATAAGCTCAATGTGAACATCACGTATCTACAGACAAAATTATTAGAAAGAATTGTGGTCCTATATGATGGTGGCAAGGGATGGTATTCTGGTACTAGAGGGGATCTGGGTACATCAGGTGTCTCATCCTGGCCTTCTAAGGCGTATGTTCAATTTGCTTTATCATGGACATTAGTCTTCATGGGATCAGGTAAAGTAAAGTAATAGATGGTCTCATGATTGATCAGGAGCTTATATTGGTTCGGGTTAAAGGAGGCTCTCCTCATCAGGCCACGATCTAAACAGAAGGTTACATCCATCAGGGTGTAGCCACAGTAAGAAGACAGGTGAACTGATTTTCTATCAAGACCCAGGGTATATGTTATATGTGTCATAGTTCCTCCCACATGGGTATCAATATCACTCTTTCCAAGGAAAGTGTGGGCTAGGATCATCTAGAAGTATCGGAAGACTGGGTTATGGATTATGTTAGACAACTGTGTAGAAGGGTCAGGGCTCCCTCCTCCTGTGATATCACTCCAGAATTTGTCTATCTCATCCTGCATAAAATAGCCTAAAGGGATTTCAGGCATAGCATCAAGGGCACACTGAAAACCAAGTAACTCAGCAAACTCCTTATGATTGAAGGTGTACTTAATTCCAAACAATCTGAAGTTAATATAGCCTCTCTGAAAACCAATTCCAATGTAGACTTCATAGCTGAGGGAGCTTAAGAATTCCAGGGCTAGGTTCCTGTAGGTTACATGCATGGCATCAACATGTTCTTCCCATTGAAGTTGATTGCATAGGTACCTCACACTTGCCTCAAGACCTAAGGTTTCCATTAAATCAGGGCCAGGGTACCTAGTGGGTAACATGGGACGCTCAGATAGGACCGCATATCGCTTTCTCTAAATTTCATCCCTGAACACAACATGCATATTATCGGAAATTTGCGTCCTGAAAAATATGGTTAGTGGAGAATGCTATGGAGAGTGATGGGACCTGAAAGCTGAAACATAAATATTACGAAGGTTAGTCCAGTTAAGTACATAAATAAAACATTGAATAAAAACAATGTAAGAAAATAATAAAGTGAGAAAATAGAGAAAAAAACATGGGTTtcctcccacgcagcgcttgtttaacgtctTTAGCTTGACGATTAGAGACTCATATTTGAGAAGTAGGGACAGGTGGATCGACCAGAGTGCGGCAAGAGTAATTAGTagggatgtcacctccttggtaGTGCTTTAGCCTTTGCCCATTTACTATGAAAGGATTACAAGAGTGGTTCTTGATTTCAACTGCTCTAGACTTTAGGATCTTTGAGACCTCGtaagggccagtccatcttgagcgCAACTTACCAGGAAAAAGTCGCAACATGGAGTTaaaaaggagaacaggatcgcctatgTTGAAATCCTTTTTTACAATTCTCTTGTCATGCCACGCTTTAGTTCTTTCTTTATATATTATGGCATTTTCATAAGCATTGTGACGTAGTTTTTCTAAATTATGAATGTCTAGAATGTGCTTTTCACCAGctgctaggtaatccaaatttagggttttaattgcccaataggctttgtgttctagctcaaaaggtaagtgacaagattttccataaactaaTTGGTAGGGGGTGGTTCCTATAGGGGTTTTAtaagcggttctataggcccataatgcttctttAAGCTTTTGagaccaatcttttctagatattgaAACCGTCTTCTCTAAGATTTGCTTAATCTCCCTATttgatacttccacttgtccactagtttgcgggtgatatggtgttgctactctatgtTTAACTCCATATTTATCTAAAAGTTTATCAAAAATTTTGGATATGAAATGTGATCCACCGTCACTTATAATAAGGCGCGGTActccaaatctagggaatatgTTATTTTTGAATaacttaatcactactcgtgtgtcatttgtaGGTGAGGCTATAACCTCAATCCATTTAGACACGTAGTcaacagctactaagatataTTTATTTCCCATCGATGATGGAAATGGTCTCACAAAATCAATCCCCCAAACATCGAAGATTTCTACTTCTTGAATATTTCTTAatggcatttcgtcacgtcttgagaCGTTCGCAGTACGTTGGCACCGATCACATCTGACAATGTAAGCATGAACACCGCGCCATAATGTTGGCCAGTAAAGGCCAGTTTGGAGAATTTTAGCGCATGTCTTAGATGTGCctgcatgtccaccataaggtgcagagTGACAATGTTCTATGATGTTTTCTACTTCTTCTTCAGGGACATAGCAACGAAAAATGTTGTATGtccctcttttgaaaaggagtggttccTCCCAATAAAAATATCTTACATCACTAAAAAAATTCTTCTTCTGTTGGTAGTTAAGGTCGAGGGGTATGATATCAGCAactaggtaattaacaaagtcaGTATACCAAGGTATGTTAGTCACTGCTAGAGTTTTTTCAATGTTCCAATCCATTGAAAAGTCGGAGTCATCATCCTGAATGGTTAGGATTTTAGCCATAAGTCTATCATAGGTAAAATCGTCATTTATAGGCACTAGATCTGGTTTTAAATATTCAAGCCTAGAAAGGTGGTCAGCAACTACATTTTCCGTGCCCTTCTTGTCTCGAATTTCCAGGTCAAACTCTTGCAGTAAAAGGACCCATCGAAGTAACCTAGGTTTAGCGTCTTTCTTGCTTAACAGGTATCGAATAACTGCATGATctatataaactataattttaGCTCCGACCAGATAAGATCGAAATTTATCAATAGCAAAAACAACAGCgaggagttctttctcggttattgcatagttaagttgggcGGCATCCAGGATTCTACTGGCATAGTAAATTACATGTAATTTCTTGTCTTTTATTTGCCCTAGAACAGCACCAACAgcgtaatcactagcatcgcacatgATTTCAAAAGGTTGGTTCCAATCTGGAGGTTGCATAATAGGTGCGGAAATCAGTGCTTGTTTCAAAAGGTTGAATGCTTCAATACATTTTTCGTCGAAAATAAACTCGCCATCTTTCATTAGAAGGCTTGTTAGAGGTTTGGTTATTCTAGAGAAGTCTTTAATAAAGCGTCAATAGAAACCggcatgtccaagaaagcttcggacttccTTAATGGTTTTAGGTGGTGTGAGGTTTTCTATAACCTCTATTTTGGCTTTATCAAACTCAATTCCTTTTCAGAGACCATATGTCCTAATACTATTCCTTCGGTaaccataaagtgacatttttcccagtgTAGCACAAGGTTTGCTTCCACACATCTTTTCTAGAATTTTCTCAGGGTTAGCTAGACAGTTTTCAAAACTGAATCCGCATACCAAGAAATCGTCCATAAAAACTTCCATAATCTCCTCAAGGAAATCTgtgaagattgacatcatacaacgttggaaggtagctggggcattgcaaagtccgaatggcattcgtctaTAGGAAAATGTTCCGTAAGGGCAtgtaaaggttgttttctcttaGTCATCGGGGtgaataggaatttggaaaaatTCCGAGTATCTATCTAAATAGAAAAAGTAAGAGTGTCTAGCTAGACGTTCAAGCATTTGATTTATGAATGGGagagggaaatgatctttcctaGTTACCTTATTTAGTTTTCTATAATCGATGCACATATGCCAACCGTTTTCCACACGCTTAGATACATGCTCTCCTTTCTCATTTTCTACAACTATGACACCTCCTTTTTTAGGTACCACATGtacagggctcacccacttactatctgAAATTTGATAAATTATACCAGCCTCTAGTAGTTTTAGTACTTCTTTCTTAACCACATCGCTTATTATAGGGTTTATCCTTCAttgatgttctctggaaggtttaGAATCTTCCTCCAGCAAGATCCAGTGCATGCACACGGATGGGCTTATCCCTTTATGATCAGATATGTTATATCCTAAAGTTGAGGTATACTTTCGCAAGATATCTAAAAGTTGATTCGTTTTATCTTCATTCAAGGTGGCGCTCACTATAACGGGGCAATTTAGTTCTTCATCTAAAAAATCATATCTTAGAttcttgggtagttccttaagttctatAGATGGTTTCTTAGGACATGGCATATGGTTCAGGGTAAGTGCTAAGCATTCATAAAGGTTGTCATCCATGTAAGGCTCCATTCCAAATCAGTTGTCTTCTCTTATGGGAGTCGAGGGAAATTTCATTGTCTCGGGTGGTCCTTCTTGATCTAGCTCCCTTatgcattcatcaatgatatcgATGGCATAACATGAGTCTTCTATGACTAGTGCCATTAGGAATTTGGAAAGTATaaattatatcttttcatcaCCTACTTCAAAAGTTAATTTTCCTTTTTTAACATTTATTATGGCTCCCACTGTTGATAAGAAAGGTCTACCAAGGAGGATTGGGATTTCGTCGTCTTCTTTAATGTCCACTACCACGAAatctgttgggatataaagttggCCGATTCTAACTAGAATGTCTTCtacaaactgctaaaggcattaagcttACGCTTGCTCCCAAGTCTAGGAATGTTTTGTCTATAACATGATTCCCTAAAATACAAGGTATGGAAAATCTTCTGGgatctttctccttcttagcaagtttattctCAGCAATGGAGTTGCACTCTAAAGGTTTGGGATCATCAAGCCTACGTTTGTTGGTCAAGATGTCTTTAAGGAATTTAGCATAAGATGGTATCTAGGTGACGGCTTCGGTGAATGGGATTTCTACGTGGAGTTTCTCGATCACCTTTATAAACTTTTTATATTGGTTATCAATTTTGGTCTGTTTAATTCTTTGTGGGTATGGAATTGGTGGTTTATAAGGAGAGGGTGGAACATAAACTTTATCTTTATCTTCTCCCTTATCTTTCACTTCCTGGTCTTTTTGTCCCTCTATTTCCTCTACTTTATTTGTAGACACAACATTTTTCTTATAAGCCTCTGATCCACTCAAGTTTGGTTTTACAGGTTCGTCATAAGAGgtcccacttcgtagggtaacATCGTTAGCTTGCCCTCGGGGGTTgggttgaggttgtccaggaaattGCCCTCCAGGTGTGGCCTTGGGGGCTTGTTGTTGTGCTATTTGTGAGGTTTGGGTTTCAAGAATCTTATTGTGAGTGATTATCGAATCAACCTTAGTTCCTAATTGTGTCATCAGTTCATTTACATGAATATCTTGGTTTAGGAACTCTTTGTTTTGCTTAGTTTGGGCCAAAATGAAGTTCTTCATGATTCTCTCAAGGTTTGGCTTTTGAGGAACGACCTGCCTAGGTTGGATTGGTTTTTGAGCTTGAAAACCTGGTGGTCTTTGAGGTGTAGAGctttgaatagggttattgtttttataagataagtttgggtgattccctcatccagggttgtaagtgtttgaaaacAGGTTTCCTTGGGCCTAATTGACCCGGTCTGAGTTTGATTCAGTTAACAGatgtcgcacctcaaaaatgataatgcgatccctcgcgatggaacgcggaaaaaatgttagttcgaacagagtcgccaccgaacattatttattccaatgaaggaataggaaaatatcgagaaaacctttttaaaaaatggaataatggtcgtcgcgaccatattcgggttcgggagtcgattacgcaaggggaaggtattagcacccctcacgtccgttgtactcaacgggaacctcttagtctgatttttCTATTTAACTGTTATTTGACTGTTATTcgcttgcttcgagtaattagaattgatgatagatatggatgaagacctcaggagggggaaatgggaggttttttattagtgtgctcgcgaagatacaacaatctcctgcctacgtatccttatggtgcaataaggaaataagagcattcgtagttcgggctactacgaatatttggtgtgttttgttttgatgaacgactgtggaggtcggcgttctaacggctaaacgctggcttgtctactctcggtggaggctctagcactagtttgtcgtgcgcattagaaaggattgacagtgttctttttgaaagggttttggtcacgcgggggtgacaagttgaattgatgtgtttgggtgttttggtttggtttcaatcgcacgggggcgagaagtttgatttgatttgttggAGATGTTTTGAACAACGAGAGATTGAGtaatgtggtgtacaccaatcgtccaattctttcgaggagtaataaggcgtccgccttctactcctttttcattcgaattatttttgaaagtttgtttgtggatgttgaatatgcacggtagtgaggcgtacgtctcctacttgcttattcaaggaataacgaggcgtatgccacctattcctttatccaagtttatttagcatgttttagtcggaagtcgataatttgtgcaatatggcgtacgccaattattcaaataatcgagagagggcgaggcgtacgcctctcctcttttatcatccgaagtttaaattgtaaaagatatgtcTTTAGATGTTTGTATGTGATTtgcgaaaatagtttgaatttattcaattgtgttttaatttgatgacgaagattcgagcaatgtggcatacgccaattattcgaataatcgagagataatgaagcggatgctcactattctccttttcatcccaaatttatatttgaaagagaaaatccttttgaagttgaatggtttgaaaaatgatttgaatttgtggaatttaagatttaatcgggtgacaagaactcgcgcaatatggcgtacgccaattattcaagtgcttgagaaatagtgaagcgtacgcttcctatctccttttcatcccaagtttatgtttgagagaaaattcttttgaaattgaatggtttgaaaagtggtttgaattcgtgtttataaatgaaatgaattttatttagtgtattatttcatctactcgattagtcgataaccaagtaggtttcattgtaaggaagcccaagagtaagctatgtgaggttgatggcgatgcgaagagcaatcgacttacaagggtatttGAAAGTGGGCTCGATGttgaatcgagaattgtatgatttgtgctttttttgaaattggtttgtgttgttgatgaattgaaattgaaataaaattggaaataatttatgaaatgatgatgacatgaaatagttttttttgtttgaaataaTATGAAGTTGTGAGAGTGGGAGAAATTAATCCAATTCTTTTAAAgcaaaattaatttattaaacTTGGTTAAATCggttaattgaattaattaaaattaattatcaaaattatttaattaatcaaataattaagttaattaaaattgattagTAAAAATTAAACTGATTAAagattttaatcaattaattaagCCAAAAGAGAAAGCAAATAGGAATTAACATTGATTTAATCAGCACGTGACGATGAATATGTACTCGGAACCGGTTTGAGCGTAATAACAATGATTGATATTATTCGCAAATTCGAAACTCGGTGAAAACATTCCATTGATATATTAAAATTTGGCGGCATGTCGACATAGAATCGCCGAATCCGGAAATAAAATCCAATTGAGAATCAAACAGATTATTTACATACTTTGCAAATTGCATTATACTATCAGCTTTAAAGAAGATCTTACAACCGCTCAATGTTGCTGAAGTGAAAATCAGAATGAAATGTTCATAGTAAAGCAACCTAAATCCATCTAAACACAACCGAAATATTACATCCTGCTAACATCATCACTTGGCCGAATTTAAAAGGCCATGAAATTAAAGAAAGAATTAAACAGCAAATCATTCTTTTCTTGCAGAACTCATTCACAGCATAACCAACCACAACAACACAATTCAACCCAGATTTGAACAATAAATTTGGCAATTATAAACATAAAATCGTGAACCATTGATTGACAGCTTAACTACAACATCCATAATATAATCGTAAAGTTGGGAttaatatttcctgtttttctATTTAACTTGAACAGAAACTAATTAACCCAAAAATTTGGAATAAGCTTGTCAATAAAAACCTTCAAACTACGAGTCATAACAGCAGCCAGCAATCACTACACACAATGCATCATTGGTTTAACTGAAAAATACAGAATGATGTAAACAGGCAAAACTTTGATGAGTTCAGATTATTACCAACATAGATGACGACAACCAACCGCTGCTTTTGAGGTGTGATGGAATTTGAACCAAAAATGGATCGGTTTGAAAGCGGAACTAAAGAATACCCTTGTTTACATTCGAACAGCAGATTATGTTGTTGTTGACTGTTAGCGGCTTGCTCAAAACTCCCTGCTAATCTTTTAGATCGACTTTGGCATCCAAAAGCTTCTTGGTCAAATTACCGCTACCAATACCAATTTCAAGCACCAATTCAGTAGTCTTGACTCCAGATTTCTCTGACGATGGAGGTGGTATCGCTTGGAAATCGCGAAGGTTTGAGCGGTTGAGTTTGAAGAGGATAAAGACGGGGGTTTAGGGTTGGTAGAAAAACGGTGAGGGTTTTGTGGATTGTGACGGCGGAATGGTTTGCGTAGAGGTTAGGGCGTTGTGAAGGTTTTGAGGAGGTCGAAGATGAAGCGGCGAGTTTGTTGATGGTTGGAAGGCGGTGATTGTTTTGAAGGTGACTCGGAGGTGTGGATCGTGGCGGTAGCTGAGTTGTAGGGCGGAGTAACAATCAGATGGGTTTTGAGGCGATTGATGGTGGAGATGGAGGTCGAAGTTGTTGGTGGTTGGGTGGCGGAGGTTGGAGGATGAATGGTGGTGGCGGTGAAACGGCGGAGAGTGGGTTTTGAGGGTTATGGAAGCGTGGTGAGCGATTTTGTCTTGAAGGAGAATGAAGGTGAAGCTTTTTCGCAGAGGGAGAAGAGAGAATGAGGAAAGGGTGAGGGATGGAGTGAGGTAGGTGCGTGAGTGTGTGGTAGGAATCTGAGAGAGTGGGTTTGAGATTTTGTACAGAATGGAGAGAGATAATTGAGTGCCATCTTGAGTGGGGAGAAACGCGAAAGTTTGTTGGGAGTGGAGAGAGATAGTGAGTGACACGTGAGGTAAGGAATCTGAGAGATTTTGCAAGAGatttcctttccttttctttATTTGAAATCGAtatttactattttatttattaaagcaaatatgttttaaaatcctAATTAATATTCACACTACGTAATAAAAAATCCTAAATAATAATATTTGACTATTTTAGACAAAGagacaaaaaataaaataaaacaacTATATGTGCGTAAAAATTAGGTGCTAATTCACTCGAACAAAATTAAATTAGACACTCTAAAATAAACAGTACGAAATACACTTATAAAAAAAAATACAGTGTTTCTTCAAATTTtaatgattcaaccgatttgtctgtattctccaataaattcattctgactgacacTTTAGGCattattcatgatgcaatgtatgtcatgctatgcatatgatgcaaaaataaaaaatgaaattaattctatgaaaatttaaatatgcccggacaaaattggggtatgacagctgcccctgtttaaTTATCTAGAACTAGAATGTAAGAATGACGACAGTCTTCATACATTTatggtggaaggtaattaaatacgaaaagacccaaattttgtcctttggaatgcaatggaGAAATGCAGACGAAAAATGCAATGGATTCTAACAGCACCAAGGTGATAGGGGTAGAATATCTGACcaatgccaaccctcgagtcgacacgtaaatctttcaaaggttgtaTTAATGTAAAGGAAAAAACTTAACATGTTTtctggcaccaaaaggatgacagtaggacttgctatcaccaaaaggatggtGGATAAACCGAGCTTTCAAAagtagtcatcaccaaaaggataatggTTACAGTGGGTACAATaaagatcgccatcaccaaaaggatgatggtaagatcaatAATAAGTCTCGCTATCACCAAAAGGACGAAAGCTAGACACAATAAAATCCAAAGATtcccatcaccaaaaggatgatgtccaTCACCAAAAGGGTGATGGTTATTCTGATAAAGTTTTCCCATTACCGAGAGTATAATAtcaaggctatcaccaaaaggatgatagttgactcatcaacttcaaagatcaccgtcaccaaaaggatgaaggtaagatccaacaccaaaacttgttatcaccaaaaggatgataataagtcaaataacttcaatgactaccattaccaaaaggatgaaggtatagtcacacaacaacttgttatcaccaaaaggatgataataagtcgaaactcaatgatcaccatcaccaaaaggatgaaggtaagataCAAGATAAAgcttgttaccaccaaaaggatgataataagtcaaaacaatcaccgtcaccaaaaggatgaaggtataattaaaaacaaaacttgttaccaccaaagGGATGATAATAAGTCATACAACACAAAGGatccccatcaccaaaaggatgaaggtaagatcaagataaaacttgttatcaccaaaaggatgataataagtcaacaaacaccatcaccaaaaggatgaaggtataattaaaagacacaatttgttatcgccaaaagaacgataataagcacacaacgcaattgatcaccatcaccaaaaggatgaaggtaggatcaagacaaaacttgttatcaccaaaaggatgataataagtcaacaatcaccatcaccaaaaggatgaaggtataattaaaagacaaaacttgttatcgccaaaaggacgataatacGCACACAACGCgattgatcaccatcaccaaaaggatgaaggtaggatcaagacacaaacttgttatcaccaaaaggatgataataagtcaacaatcaccatcaccaaaaggatgaaggtattgtcaaacgataaaacttgttaccaccaaaagtATGGTAATAAGCACACAcacaattgatcaccatcaccaaaaggatgaaggtaggatcaagacaaaactcgttatcgccaaaaggacgataataagtcaacaatcaccatcaccaaaaggatgaaggtactgtcaaacgacaaaactcgttatcaccaaaagggtgataataagcacacacgcaattgatcaccatcaccaaaaggatgaaggtaggatcaagacacaaacttgttatcaccaaaaggatgataataagtcaataaccttaaatatcactgacaccaaaaggatgacagtaagatcaaacaaaccgaacttgttatcaccaaaaggatgataataaggacagtacttcaaaacttgttatcaccaaaaggatgataataagctgaaacagacttaatgatcgccatcaccaaaaggatgagggtaagatcaaaacaaaactcgttatcaccaaaaggatgataatgagcccataactcacatggtcaccgt from Lathyrus oleraceus cultivar Zhongwan6 chromosome 7, CAAS_Psat_ZW6_1.0, whole genome shotgun sequence encodes the following:
- the LOC127104339 gene encoding uncharacterized protein LOC127104339 gives rise to the protein MKNFILAQTKQNKEFLNQDIHVNELMTQLGTKVDSIITHNKILETQTSQIAQQQAPKATPGGQFPGQPQPNPRGQANDVTLRSGTSYDEPVKPNLSGSEAYKKNVVSTNKVEEIEGQKDQEVKDKGEDKDKVYVPPSPYKPPIPYPQRIKQTKIDNQYKKFIKVIEKLHVEIPFTEAVT